One genomic segment of Mycolicibacterium gilvum includes these proteins:
- a CDS encoding hotdog domain-containing protein, with the protein MIAALRGFLDDVAAAAPDTATTVALTEALTEWAARLAEVAVGERRQIFARRLDLPGRGQSMCPNFIPVAGDRQRVEGTITFGRYFLGGGGAVHGGAIPLLFDEVLGRLASSGDRTPARTAYLHTDFRSITPVGEELVVRAWFVSEQGRKRILRAELMHGETLCAEAEGLFIELRPGQP; encoded by the coding sequence CCGCTCCGGACACCGCGACGACGGTGGCCCTGACAGAGGCCCTGACGGAGTGGGCCGCCCGACTGGCCGAGGTCGCAGTCGGAGAGCGCAGGCAGATCTTCGCGAGGAGGCTCGACCTACCGGGCCGTGGGCAGAGCATGTGCCCTAACTTCATTCCCGTCGCGGGCGACCGGCAGCGGGTCGAGGGCACCATCACGTTCGGCCGGTACTTCCTCGGCGGGGGTGGGGCGGTGCACGGCGGGGCCATCCCGTTGCTCTTCGACGAGGTACTCGGCCGGCTGGCCAGCAGCGGGGATCGGACACCGGCTCGAACCGCGTATCTGCACACGGACTTCCGGTCCATCACACCCGTCGGCGAGGAGCTCGTGGTACGGGCCTGGTTCGTCAGCGAGCAGGGACGCAAACGGATCCTTCGCGCTGAGCTCATGCACGGTGAGACGCTGTGCGCCGAAGCCGAGGGACTGTTCATCGAGCTACGGCCCGGCCAACCATGA